The nucleotide window TATACTCTTCCCTGACAAATGATGCAGCTTCAGCTGCAAGATTGGCATCTACCAGTGCAACACAGCACCCTCTAAATCCGGCACCACTGAACCGTGCTCCAAAGACACCAGGAGCCTTTAGGACGATCTCACGCAATTGTATTAGAGGTTTACAACCTTAAACAATAATGACATCAGTCTGAGATAGGTAGACTTGGCAGTATGTACAGGCGAGAATGAGATAAACACTTGTTTACCAAGTTACAAACTCCAGTTTAAATTAATTCCAATCTTCGCCATTGCAGATCATTCAAAAATGTGAAGTATATTGATGGTATTCTCAAGTATAAGATTTACTATCATTGGAGGTTGATATCAGGGATTGGCAGATATTAAGATGTCAACTAATATAGACAGCTCATGAAATTTTGGAAAATTTAGCTAAAAACTTATCAAAGTTTGTGGTGAAATGAGTTAAAAGCTAGCCAAGGAGAAAGACTTTCCACACGGTGCAACTCTTCGCTAAAAGCAATTTGTTTATAAATAAGATACATGATTATCAGTTAAATGCATCATAGTACAGATGTCATGGTGATGGATGTCACAGATAGTACAGATATAACTACGACAAACTGCAAATGTATTATTATTAAAAAGTGAGAATACTTTTTTTATTCCTTTCATCATTTCAATTATTTATCCCCGTCATTTTAATGCACCAAGATAAAAGGGAGGACTTGGGAGCGTGCTCTGAGAAAAAGGACAGTATAAACATAGGAAATTAATCATACCACATTCATAGTTCTGAATTGAACTTAAGCCAGATTCTGTAATGAGCGTTCCAAAATCTTTGAACCTCCCTGAAGCCCAAGCTTCCAGTCCTGAAATAATCACATTAAATTAAGTAGTTAGAAGTTGATAAATGAAAGAACATGGAAATTAAATAGCTCGAGCTTTGACAATTTAAATGTCCGACTGTACATCAATAATGGAAATACCTTTTATCACCCGCATATTCTCAGAGAAATAATGCTCTGCTCTTTTGGCTAGATTAGATTCTAATATGTGCTGCAAGAAAAAGAGGCTTGAATACATAAATAAATTCATGATGAATTGAAGTCCACTGACCTTATACTAATGAGGAAAATTGTTCCTAGAATATCAACTAGGCATGTATCAGTTTTATATATGcatgtggaatatatatatatatatatatatatatatatagagagagagagagagagagagagggcccTTGTActaagggatccttttttttggccattttagaAGGGCCCtgatacgtgtgtgtgtgtgtgtctgtgtgtcCCTTCCTCAGTGCATTAATCAAAGACTTCTCTAAATAATACAATTTAAATTCCTTAAGCATATGAGATTCTACAAGAAAATTTTGGCCAAACAGTTTCCaagttttatttaattttgtatCCTATCAAATAATAAATAACTTAGCAAGAAATGCCAAGGAGGCAATGAGTCAACCCTCAGAGGCCAATGAAGCTCATGCAAACACAATATGAGCAATTTGAACAATTGCTAGATGTCATCTAAAAGAAAGAGGGATAGGACAGAAAGAGACTATGCTAGACCTAAAAGTTAACAAGACCAATAGTTCACCCTGAACAAATGGCCTAATTACACACTTGATTGAATGATAATTAAATCACTGCAAGCATAATAGCAAACGAAGAGGTCTGAGGCAAAGGCTGCTAGCTTCATCAATGACTATTAGCTATCAAAAGATAGTCTGTAAACCTTCTGAAAAGAAACCATACTTTATACTAGTGACAttttcctgaaaaacaacatgATTCTGAAAGATGATAAAGGAACAGGTATTTTTGGGCCATGCAGGGAAACAGATGGATTTACCTTCTATGAGGGGGCTTCACATTGATATTCTAATTCCTAGATGAGCAGTCACCTACATTACCACTAAAATTATGTACAACGTAAATAACCAATTTGTCATCTCTACTACGAGTCATATCCTTCACATTAGGGATCAAAGGTACCACTTGCAACAATTTTATTGTCAGTATCTAAAATTGATCTAACTCTACACCTTCAAAGTAATGTTCAGTTCATAACCTGGGTTACATGGATTTTGCACTTCACCTTGTACCTATCTTGACAGGACATATGAGGGCATGGCTATACCCCAACCAAATTGAGCTACAATGTCTTAACTGAGTTTTGCATTGTTATATACATGCACCAAAACCATAAGAATCTCTATGATAAAAGCTCTAGAAACATTTTCTTACCTTGTGAGTTTGATAAGCTTCTGGCTCAACTGTTtttttaagagaaaaaaaaaagtaattcaaTCAATATCATGACAGAAGATAATAGGaatgaattttaaatttgagaAGGTCAGGTGTAGGGACTAGCCATTAGATAGGACTGGCTCTGCTGCAACATTTCCAGATGCACTGGTAAAATGGGGGAATAAGTACGTTAGCTTGGATATTAATAGTTAAAACCAAAGGGAACATAAATACAGTTCTAAATGCTGCATTTAACAATTAATAAGAAAAGAGCTATGTTGACTTGTTGCTTGCCAGTGTTTTTTCTGGTCAACTTGAAAGAGATTCTGGGTTTTTGACCAAATAGCTTAGACTTTGGAAAAGCTTGAATGCCTATGAACTATTTGGTCCAAATGCTACCCTATTTCTGGTAACTCCTATAGGCTCAATTTTATCCAGTGCAGTGTTACTCTATCCATGAGGGGACATGGTAGTGTGTTGCATAATTAGTTCCCTATATTCTTGGGCTCATTTTACAGTTTAAGGTTTTGGAAGAATGGTACCGACCTATGAAAAATTAAAAAGCCATACCCATAATTATTTGTGCATTGGTTTCTCTGTATTAACCCATTATTTTCCATCGCAACACACAAATACAAATGTAAATGATTGTCCAAGTAACCAGAGGGCCAATCCCATATATCCATTGGTTTCCCAGACACTCCAGATTTTTAAAGAAAAGTTCTCTTTCCGAATAGTTATGACTAAAATTCCACACGAGATTTTCGCCCAAATTTcatgtattttattttctcttcattCTTCTCCAAATTTAACAATGACTGTGTTGATGGCATGCATTCTACACTACACCCCAATCGAAAAAGACTGCAATAGAAACGTTATTGTCTAACCACTTGAACTTCAATTAAAATGAAGAGTATATGTGTTCTTGTTTGCAAAGGAAAGAGATCTTACTGCAAAAGAACCGACGCAGCCTCTTGACACTCTCCAACTCGACGATTATATCCAGAATTTTCAGCTAAAGCATGCTTTAAGCCTGAAAATGCCAATAATATTTTGTATGCTTCCTGCCACTCCGTCTCGTGGTTCTTGCCCAATTTTGGCGGGTGTATGAGCTTATGTTCTTTAGTCTACATATGAAAACTACATGCATGAGACATCATATCGCTTACAATTGTAACTGGAGCAGAATCTGATATATGTGGTTATAGACTAAACAAATGAGCTAAATAAACATCCCAAATTACACTACAATCTGTAGTATAGAACAACATAGGAAAATATATTGCTCAAATATAACAGCAATATACCAATAAGAACAAATATTCAACTTTGCGGTGCAGATAAACTAAAGGCATGATTGATTCTGTGATCGCATGCGTATCTGCAACCGGGTAAGTGTATCTAAAATACTGTGGTTCATGCATCTATATAGCTCGCCTAAAAATCTTTTAGATGTTCACTCATCAGTCTTCCTCTGTTTCCTACAAGTTGGTTAGAAATTTCCTATACCCCCGTTCGCCCACCTACCCCTGTTCTCCCATTTTCTTATGAGGCATGCAACTTTTGAGTATAAGAAGTAAAGGTTTAGGGAAGTGACCTTTAGAGAAAGAAATACATATCCTGAAGAAAAGAAATATTAGAAACAAGTTTTTAaggataaaaataaaatgataataataataataaaagctCTTGGGTGTTAATCTTCTAGACAAAAAAGAAGCTACCGAAGCAGAAATAAAAAGAAGCTATATAGTTCATggttataaaaaagaaaagaaaaaattctgtTTCTTAAGACTCAACATGTTGCTATGCCACTTAAACTGAAGTTCGTTATGTGGGAAAGAAGCTCAATGATATATCAACCCAAAATATTTTGAACCCAATTTAAAGGACCTGAGACTAAGGATGATTGAGGGTTCAAGTGGTTAGCATATACCCTTCTTCATTTGATATAACAAGAACACATATACTCTTCTTCATTTGAACCCTCAATCATCCTTAGCATATACTCTGGTCTCCATCGGATATTCTTCCTGTTCACGTTATTGTCTAACCCAATTTATCATTTTCTCTAAGCATCCGTTTCTACACTAATGAATAGTATATCAATAGCACATGTAAATAGAGAGAGCAACAAAACATGATAAATATCCGATGCACAGGAAGAAAACAGCTCCCACCAACATAGACATGTTCTTTAAACTTGAAATCTAATGGGAAAAAGCATCTTATAATTAGTTCAAAATGATTAGATATAAATACTATAAAAGGggtaaatttgatatttttttctGAACTTTTACACATCCCAGAGCATGACAAATTAAGTAACTTTTATAAGTATAAGCTTCCTTACGACCAAAATCATGAGTTAGGGTTTTAAACTTCTTCTAAAAGGCTATTCATTGATTCACATGGAATGTGTCCACCACATAAAAGCTCCCGAAATACTTAACTGTCCACATGAAAGCCCTAAGCTTAGTACACCTAAAACCTATGCTTAGGGCTTTGATGAATAATACTTAAATAGTCATCAAAATACTTAAAAGTTATGATGTAATATGATTTCAGACACTCTTCTCAAAGAAATATGATTTTCAGACACAAAAATCTGTGTGCATGTTGTTACAAATGCAGCAGAGAATGCAGACTCCTATGATCACTCACCATAGGTCAGAAGACCAAcgtataaaaataaataaaaagattagTTAAGCAGTTTGTGAATATGGTGGTTGGATCATTCAAGTCATCATAGTATAACAACAATGCAGAACAAATCAAAACTCTATAAGATAAACATATCCAGAATAGAATCAGACTCTGCAGTTGAAATGTGGTCATCACTTTGCTTCCAATTACATCAAATACACTCATTTTTGTACATTACCTTGCAGTTCATGCACAGTAGAGAACCATAGCTTGACAGTAATATGGCTGATTGGTCCAATATACCATTCCTCAGGCCACGAAATTCATTTTCAATCAGCCTACAAACATAGATTTAAAACTTCAAATGCTTATTTTAATtaggaaagtaaaaagaaaaaaaaatcaaaaataaaaggtTTGACACAGTACAAGAAATGTGAAAGCATGTTATTGGTaaatattccatgttttgtGAAGGTGTGACCTTAATAACAGAAAATAAATAACTGAATTGGAACATGATGAACAAAAAAGAGAGTagatagattaaaaaaaaattttaaacaacAGGTTAAAGGAATATTTCACAAAGCTGATATTATTCTTTATGGGGTAGAGTGCCCAGCACTCAAGTAAAAGCAAAAACAGTGAATCTGTTGGAATGAAAACCAATTGTTGGCCACAGATCCCAACACTTGAGCTTTTGGAAATAGAGTGGTCAACCAACAGATTCAAAGTAGGTGATCATGATTCAAAATTCCGGTAGTTTCAACCTCCCAATAAAAGTTGAATTTTACTTGTTGGAGAAAGAGGTCAATGCCTGGGGGGAAGTGCTAGATTATTtaatatttgatttttgatagAAAACTATAATTATATTATGAAAAAGACAGAAGTATCCACATATTGGACCCTCAAATGTTAAAGAAACCTACCGATCATACTCAATATTTTCTTCAGGGGACACAATCAAATTGTTTGCATTTTCCAAAGCCATTAGGTAAGCTACGCCAACCTGTCAAAATTTTGATTGTTAAGATTAATGGGTTGATGTTGGTGGAAAGAACTTTCCGCGTAATAAGTACAAAGCTCCACAAGCTGTATACTACAGAACAGTCTTTAATCTACTTAACTTTAccaatatagaacaaagcatagATAGTGCAAAGTAATTCTTAGTCTAGAGTTTGCCTTCATTCTAGGATGCTAATATCAACAAGTTTCTGATTCATAACCTAGCTCCGGCTGTAGCTATTAATAGGGCAGGTTGTCCACTAAAATTTTATAAATTAGTATTCGAAAACTGTTTTCAATGGACAAGCCTTTATGACTATTTCTCAGTTTGCCACATGATTTCTTACATCATATAATTCTAGCAGTGTAAAATTGTAAGTACTGCAAAACTGGCGCATCTGCctttgtgttcttgttctttataTCCAGGCTATAAAATGGATGAAttaatattgtaattttgaATATGATAGAGCATCTCAATTTTAATATCATTCAAGGGCATCATCTGTTTCAGTATATTAATGTAGCAGACCAACCAATGCAGTGCTAGACCAGTTCCCTGCAGTGGTAAACCAACCCTCCCTTATCTACTGCTGTAGAGAGCTGGTCTACCACTGCATTGGCTGCTTTACCATTAACATACTGAATCATTTTCTGTCTTTTGAGTTATAACCCACAATAGAAATTTTAATATCTACCAATTTCCCAGGTAAAGTACGAAatgcataaaaaataaatatatgacCATGAAACAAAAACCATTAACTGCAATATTCTGATTCTTTTTGTTACATGGTTTTGTATAAAATCATAATCCATTATCATCATTTAACAACAAAGGCAACAACAAGAACTACCAACTTACAGCAGCTGAAGAGCTAATGCCTGAACTGTCCATACCTTCAGTACCACATATATATCCAATGATACCCTGAAACAAGTGAAACAAatcatccttttcttttctctttttctgaagAAAGAACAAATTATCCTGTAAATAACTGTGTAATGAAAGATGGCACAGAATCATCAAACTATATATGATTTTGAGAAAACAAACCATACATGATTTGCATTTAAGAAATTGTTGAACTAGCAAGACTTTACACAGGAATCATCTAGATGGATGGTAGATACCTAACAAGTTTAACAGAAACTGTATAGGAAATCAAGGTCATGTGATGCAATATAGGGGATCACATTCTATGGACCTAAATCCCATCCAAATCTAAATTCAATGCGTAACATGGAGAAAGAAATACCGGTACCATTAGAAGTTGCTCTTTTGTCAAGTGTCTGGTGCTGGGTAAGATACAGTAATATACCGATCATTGTATTCCAATACAATTAGGACAGAAAAGTAAAACTGAAATTAACGACCCTTTGTTCATCCAAGTGAGTGATTCCAAGTGCTTCTGGGAAAGGGTggaaaaataaatcaaacaaagaGGTGTGTCTTAAGAAATCTACATAGGAATACTGAACGGTAGCTTGAGGGCTAAAGTTAGCTGATCCCTTGTAGAATGACAGTTGGATATTAGAGCGAGCTGGCCTCCTCCAAAAATCTATCAATACTCGATATAAATTCTATAATCACATCTTTCAAATGAATGCAACCCTCCACAACTCAACTAGTCCAAGATATATAACAGATGATCATGAAGCTGGAGCAAATCGTGACGTGTCCCAAAAGAAATCTCCCATGTATTGTCTGTGCCCAATGACCTACTTGATTACTCCATTACACAAAGAATGGAAGCTATGGAATTTAGCCATCGATTTTTACAGAACAAAACCAAATTTTGTGTTGTCAAAATGCTTAGTAATGCCTGCATGTCCAAGTTGCCTGCTTTGACTCTCTATCAGGTCTCCATCACtatttgaaaataataattaataataataagaggCTATCATAGTTCAACCATGAAGTGCAATATGTTCAATTATTTTACTTCTTAGAAAAGTGTGAGCTGTGAAGATGGTCAATGAAGGCATATCCCTTACCTGGACAAGACAGTTCTTCCTACTCTGTAATGCATATACAGCTCCTCTTGCATAACTTCCCCAATCACTTTCTTCATCCCTTTTGGAAGCATCATTTCCATTGTTCATAGGGCATGAAACTTCATCAATTCTATATAATGAACAGAAAAATAATAACGTTCACCAGATGTCACACAATTTAGCACAATAAAACACAACCAGCAATAGAGACTTCATAAATTCATTCACAGACAGTATGAATACCACTATTTATATGTTAAGGAAGTAGAATCCTGTCAATTTGAGtaatttcagaaaataaatagataGAATGCAAAGATAATATTTACTGTGACAAAagtaattaatttttagacaCTCTATATTGGCTTGTGACCTGAGGAACCAAACCCCTTCATAACTCATTGGGGACTTTCTTAAGCCGGCACGAATCGTGTGTTTAAATTCCCATCCCGTACAGGTCTTTAGACTTCTTTAACTCAAAGAAGCTGCACAGTGAAAATAATCAGCATCTCACTCATTTGTTTATTTGTTCAACTATGCCCGCCAcagtatagttacaaccttcttctttcttttatgtatttgcattttaaattatttttctttttcttccattgAACCCCTAAAACTCCCACAACCTTAGAAAGTAGCCCTTCAGAACTGCCCTAAAATTCTAAAATTATGCTGCCCAGATTCACTGCAacctattttttttatctaaacTTGCACCTGATGCCTAAAGTATTCAACCCAGTCCTTAAACCCTAATTTAGGTTATATAGCCTACTAGTGCAAGATCACCAAACTATAGTGTATGTTTTTCTTAAAGGTTTACTTGATTGGGATTTTAATAAAGGATTTAGGAAGGCTTATTTTGAAAAGACGGGAGCTTGATGGCTTTTTGTGCTATTGAAATTATTGTTTACACTTGCTTGAATTTCCCATGTCATCCATAAAGGCTTCGATCTTCTTCTTTTATATATTGAATAAAAGCTTAGATCACTTAACTTGGAATCTTCAACTATATTTTCCATTATCTTCTTCTTGATAAAATTCTGAGCTTACAAAGCTGGAAAAGTGGAAAGGGTGCTAAACTGCTTACCCTAACAGATGGTCACGGGTCAAAGTACTTGTTCTTGTCACAGACACACAGTCTACTTGGGAGTTCAAGGTGCTCTATACTTAAATACCACAGGCTCCAATTCAATGACCTTACCGAGCATTTGGCAAGGCCTTTGCTGCTAACAATTACAACTCGGGCACAACCAATTCGCTAGATCAAGCCTTGAGGTGCAGTAAGCCAACGTATGTCCTATAAATACCAATTCACTATAACCCCAAGCATCACCAACGAGATAGAAGTCTCCATGTAGTGATTTAAACACTTCTTCAATTATAAAGGTGCAGAAAGGATTTATATTCATGAATGTGGTGCTTAGCAGGTGACCTTCATGTTTTGTCGTATAGATCAAGTGACTAAGAagttatccttttttttttttttgtacttttgGCATCAGCATTATAACCATCAAGCAAGATCTATAAAGGTCAAGTAGGTTTGATACAATGACCATTTGACTAAATAGTTACTTCCCGCTATTAGCTGGCAGAAGTTCTGAATTCCATAGGCAGATTTCTAGATGATGGATATTTTAACAACCTACAAGTAGTTTAGTTCTCATTTGACACGTAACAGTAAGAGAAGCAAACAATAATGTGTTTGCCATTTCAAAATAGCCTTGATGTGCAAATCCTACTTGCAGTACTTAAACTTTTTTAGCTAGAATGACAGCAATAGAAACTTGGTAAGCATGGATGtgaaacaatttaacaaaacaaTGGATATAAATAAGAAATACCATGAGAAAAGACCCCACACCTGAACCTAACTTCGCCTTTAAACTGTCCCGAGCGTAGAATAACCTACAGCAAGCATTCAATAACTAAGCAGGCAGATGACAAGGACAGTAATGTTCAAAAATGATTGTGAAAAATCTAACATTTAGATGTATCTTTCACTATTTGGCAAGAGTTTCTCCTGTATATGTTTTTGTTTGGCATTTCCATATTTCCAAAGCATTCaaagaaattttcaaaatacaTTCTTCGACAAACAGTGTACCAAAGAAATCAAAGAGTGTATCTTTTGATggcttttcttgatttctatGTGATGTTGGCATACTCCATGTGTCAATCAACCACCCCATGCTAACAGGAGGCAGGGAGGTTGACTTAAAAACAGCTTACAGACACTCGGTCAAACTGTATTTGGAATTCCTCAAGTTATGTAGGAGGGACGGGGGTATTATTTGAGCCTTTGAAAGGAGGCtgtatcaaaaatcaaaaataaggTCAATCTAGGGAAAGACTACAGAGCCAAGAATGAGTCACATGTGCTGGCTTTTAAGTTAAAAGCCGAATTAAGTGAAAAGCTAGAACAACACACCGCATAATTagtaatttaaatgaaaatgatATTCAACAGGATTCACTCAGTAGTTCAAGGTATCAACTAAAAGACTGAGGACAATCAAATAATCAGCAGTCAGAACTAAAGAAGAAGGTTAACAACTTAATAATTGGCTCTCTACATCAAGTATAAGCAGATTGCAGATTACTCATTGTTGAGGACCTTCACAATGTTAATACCCAGACAAGTAATCATGAATGCATCAGGAAAAATCCTGAATTTcttatagaaaagaaaagacaagCAGAACCAATAAGGTCAAAGTAGCCCTGGTTAAT belongs to Rosa chinensis cultivar Old Blush chromosome 4, RchiOBHm-V2, whole genome shotgun sequence and includes:
- the LOC112200052 gene encoding galacturonokinase codes for the protein MAESSWPPQPQLDEIRRVVSEMSGRGREEVRCAASPYRICPLGAHIDHQGGIVSAMTINKGILLGFVPSGDTQVILRSGQFKGEVRFRIDEVSCPMNNGNDASKRDEESDWGSYARGAVYALQSRKNCLVQGIIGYICGTEGMDSSGISSSAAVGVAYLMALENANNLIVSPEENIEYDRLIENEFRGLRNGILDQSAILLSSYGSLLCMNCKTKEHKLIHPPKLGKNHETEWQEAYKILLAFSGLKHALAENSGYNRRVGECQEAASVLLHASGNVAAEPVLSNVEPEAYQTHKHILESNLAKRAEHYFSENMRVIKGLEAWASGRFKDFGTLITESGLSSIQNYECGCKPLIQLREIVLKAPGVFGARFSGAGFRGCCVALVDANLAAEAASFVREEYNKLQPDLARQFNKEHAVVICEAGDCARVI